A single window of Myxocyprinus asiaticus isolate MX2 ecotype Aquarium Trade chromosome 34, UBuf_Myxa_2, whole genome shotgun sequence DNA harbors:
- the LOC127424898 gene encoding gasdermin-E-like: protein MFEKATKKLVQQTDPHGALIAASSLNDSKKLKPLAVVLKSQKVWFWQRTKYRPTPFTLQDLLLGKAIKPVLEETDFVKYQGMYTDSVSGYAKVGGGGVAMSATGQGTFKLSLSRASLRKEDVNIQRLLMDSRGRKVDLCHSLIQQSMKRKMGFTLLKERIFTTCECTISCTGLEEGSCHGILGISFAEMSMKGSGKLNSKIAIEIPPDTVMAYSVIEMSLNSDGYFDLCTEPSGIEEDDISQNPFPGYTEVDGLLKQEIQEGSPLSTLKKALADAQTRFCSLDDLSDECHSSLLILLRQILLDRSVLSALMDRLEVLSSDEAPCFFKDELSEEQSQIISTFLDLLKCEPFDKGGLTTTSMALSNQNGSQLSTADYNDFPFASEMYGSSQNGCHTAVFHPNGSSSKATKQSTQVLIAMHMLISGIEELTDDGLDLLGHFCTSEGLRSLKDLTNLLTANCRPLCKDIIPVFLQKEDEFHRVEELFKSCNVLLRKKDNILSAEVSSGEGFLPLVLCIAIHGLASLVRFSDGGCVKMENV, encoded by the exons ATGTTTGAGAAAGCGACAAAGAAGCTGGTCCAACAGACAGATCCTCATGGTGCTCTGATTGCGGCTTCCAGTCTGAATGATTCAAAAAAACTCAAGCCGCTTGCGGTGGTGCTGAAAAGCCAAAAAGTTTGGTTCTGGCAGCGAACTAAGTACAGACCTACACCCTTCACTCTTCAAGACCTGCTGCTGGGGAAAGCAATAAAACCAG TGCTTGAGGAGACAGACTTTGTGAAATATCAGGGAATGTACACGGACTCTGTGAGTGGATATGCGAAGGTGGGTGGTGGCGGTGTCGCCATGTCTGCTACTGGACAAGGCACGTTTAAACTCTCCTTATCTCGTGCATCACTTCGCAAGGAGGATGTAAATATTCAAAGACTTCTGATGGATTCCAGAGGCAG GAAGGTGGACCTCTGCCACTCCTTGATTCAGCAGTCAATGAAAAGGAAAATGGGTTTTACCCTGCTTAAAGAACGAATCTTTACCACCTGTGAATGCACAATCTCCTGTACTGGACTGGAGGAGGGCAGCTGTCACGGGATTTTGGGAATAAGTTTTGCAGAG ATGTCCATGAAAGGAAGCGGTAAACTCAACTCTAAGATTGCCATAGAGATCCCACCAGACACTGTAATGGCTTACAGTGTCATTGAAATGAGCCTCAACAGTGATGGCTATTTTG ATTTGTGCACTGAGCCGAGTGGGATTGAGGAAGATGACATTTCTCAGAATCCCTTTCCCGGTTACACAGAGGTGGATGGTCTGTTGAAACAAGAGATTCAGGAGGGGTCCCCGCTTAGTACCCTGAAGaaag CACTTGCAGATGCTCAGACTAGGTTTTGTTCACTGGATGATCTGTCTGATGAGTGTCATTCCTCCTTACTGATATTGTTGAGACAAATTCTGTTGGATCGATCCGTCCTATCAGCTTTGATGGATAGG CTCGAGGTGCTAAGCAGTGATGAAGCTCCATGCTTCTTCAAGGATGAGTTGTCTGAGGAACAGAGCCAGATCATTAGTACATTTTTAGACTTGCTGAAGTGTGAACCATTTGACAAGGGTGGTCTCACCACAACATCGATGGCATTGTCCAATCAGAATGGATCTCAGCTATCAACAGCCGATTACAATGACTTTCCTTTTGCATCTGAAATGTACGGATCATCACAGAATGGTTGTCATACAGCCGTATTCCATCCGAATGGAAGTTCATCAAAAGCAACCAAGCAAAGCACACAAGTTCTGATTGCCATGCATATGCTGATCAGCGGTATTGAGG aactgACAGATGATGGACTGGACCTGCTAGGACATTTCTGTACTTCTGAAGGTCTCAGAAGTCTTAAAGATTTA ACAAATCTTCTGACTGCTAACTGCAGGCCGCTCTGCAAGGACATCATCCCTGTTTTCTTACAAAAGGAGGATGAATTCCACAGAGTGGAGGAACTTTTTAAATCATGCAATGTTTTGTTAAGGAAAAAGGATAACATACTGTCTGCAGAAGTAAGTTCTGGAGAAGGATTCCTCCCGCTGGTATTGTGTATAGCCATACACGGTCTTGCGTCTTTAGTTAGATTTAGTGATGGCGGATGTGTTAAAATGGAGAACGTATGA